One window of Mangrovibacterium diazotrophicum genomic DNA carries:
- a CDS encoding DUF4954 family protein, protein MNKQQYRSLSPDEIESLKMQGCAADNWETIRIAEGFESERFFNVQFSGNVRIGIQNQNIELYGGVKKKCGVYHAHLHNCIVGNNVYINHIKNYIANYEIHDHVIIDNSDICAVEGISRFGNGTGVEVLDETGGRKVVIYDELSAHLAYIMAFYKHRRDVIVNLDKMIQDYCHKVKSDMGVIGEHSRIFNCREIRNVKIGPYTHINGASVLQNGSINSNHSAPVLVGHDANLKNFIVSSGSEVSDGAIIANCFIGQGCTLGAQYSAQNSLFFANCQGFHGEACAVFGGPYTVTHHKSTLLIAGMFSFCNAGSGSNQSNHMYKLGPIHHGIAERGTKTTSDSYLLWPARIGAFTLVMGRHYKNSDTSDMPFSYLIENDDESWLVPGVNLRSVGTIRDVLKWPKRDKRTDKHKLDYINFNLLSPFTIQKMDHAIRILHQIQKISGETTEVFSYNNTKIKRDALQRGLKLYHMAIMKFIGNSIITRLNKGQLHSPHEVTDCLLPTSAIGLGDWIDLSGLIAPKEEVIKLMEAIERHEITTLTEIDQKFREFHANYYEYEWNWTVEFIQKYLGKPITEFAIEEIIDIVKQWRESVVELDQMLYDDARKEFRIDVMTGFGIDGDQQIKQRDFESVRGRFEENDFVKEILLHIERKTKLGERVINQLQLTTKKLEKEK, encoded by the coding sequence ATGAATAAACAACAATACCGTTCGCTCAGCCCGGATGAAATAGAATCCCTGAAAATGCAGGGGTGCGCAGCCGACAATTGGGAGACCATCCGAATTGCAGAGGGGTTTGAGTCCGAACGATTCTTTAACGTTCAGTTCAGCGGGAATGTGCGCATCGGAATCCAGAACCAGAATATTGAACTTTACGGAGGAGTAAAAAAGAAGTGCGGCGTTTATCATGCGCATCTGCATAATTGTATCGTTGGAAACAACGTTTACATCAACCATATCAAAAACTACATTGCCAACTACGAAATTCACGACCATGTAATTATTGACAATTCCGACATCTGTGCCGTAGAAGGCATCAGTCGGTTTGGCAATGGTACCGGGGTCGAAGTCTTAGACGAGACAGGTGGGCGCAAAGTGGTAATTTACGATGAACTTTCTGCGCACCTGGCCTATATCATGGCATTCTACAAACACCGCCGCGACGTGATAGTCAATCTCGACAAGATGATTCAGGATTATTGTCACAAGGTGAAATCCGACATGGGCGTAATCGGTGAGCATTCTCGTATCTTTAACTGTCGCGAAATCCGGAATGTGAAAATCGGCCCTTATACACATATCAACGGAGCCAGTGTACTGCAGAATGGCTCGATCAACTCCAACCATTCGGCACCCGTTTTAGTCGGGCACGATGCTAACCTGAAAAACTTCATCGTTTCTTCCGGTTCTGAAGTATCCGACGGGGCTATCATTGCCAACTGCTTTATTGGACAAGGATGCACGCTTGGCGCCCAATATTCGGCCCAAAACTCACTCTTCTTTGCCAACTGTCAGGGATTTCATGGTGAGGCTTGCGCCGTTTTTGGAGGACCATACACCGTTACCCACCACAAATCGACTTTGCTGATCGCAGGTATGTTTTCGTTTTGCAACGCGGGCAGTGGATCCAACCAAAGTAACCACATGTATAAACTTGGGCCAATCCACCATGGGATTGCTGAGCGGGGCACCAAAACGACCAGCGATTCGTACCTGTTGTGGCCAGCCCGGATAGGCGCTTTCACCCTCGTTATGGGCCGTCATTACAAAAACTCGGATACCTCGGACATGCCCTTCTCCTATCTCATTGAAAACGACGACGAAAGCTGGCTGGTTCCGGGCGTCAACCTGAGAAGCGTGGGAACAATTCGCGACGTGTTGAAATGGCCGAAGCGCGATAAACGCACCGATAAACACAAGTTGGATTACATCAACTTCAACCTGCTAAGTCCGTTCACCATTCAGAAAATGGACCACGCGATCCGGATTTTACACCAAATACAAAAAATATCGGGCGAGACGACAGAAGTATTCTCGTACAACAATACCAAAATTAAGCGCGATGCGCTTCAGCGAGGCCTGAAGCTTTACCACATGGCCATTATGAAGTTTATCGGTAACTCGATCATTACCCGGCTGAACAAAGGCCAGCTGCACTCCCCTCACGAAGTGACTGACTGTTTGCTGCCTACCAGTGCGATTGGCTTGGGGGATTGGATCGATTTATCAGGTTTGATTGCTCCCAAGGAGGAAGTTATCAAACTCATGGAAGCCATCGAACGTCATGAAATTACAACGCTGACTGAGATCGATCAAAAATTTCGGGAGTTTCATGCCAATTACTACGAGTATGAATGGAACTGGACCGTTGAATTCATTCAGAAATACTTGGGCAAACCAATTACCGAGTTCGCGATTGAAGAGATTATCGATATCGTCAAACAATGGCGCGAGAGCGTTGTCGAATTGGATCAAATGCTTTATGACGATGCCCGCAAAGAATTCCGGATTGACGTGATGACCGGCTTTGGGATCGATGGTGACCAGCAGATTAAGCAACGTGACTTTGAAAGCGTTCGGGGACGATTTGAAGAAAATGATTTTGTGAAAGAGATTTTACTGCATATCGAGCGGAAAACAAAACTCGGAGAGCGTGTAATCAATCAATTACAATTAACAACCAAGAAATTAGAAAAGGAAAAATGA
- a CDS encoding class I SAM-dependent methyltransferase, whose amino-acid sequence MLSYDAIGQAVHNYHFKRIDKPITIHSEGFDEDFVDPSYFFRSFKQMPKLEQIALQKASGTVLDVGACAGCHSLFLQQKGVAVTALEQSALCCEVLKDRGVDQVIHADLMNFSSQKFDTLLLLMNGTGIAGRLGNLKTFLAQLKNLLNPNGQILIDSSDLIYLYMDEDGAAEIDINAENYYGELVYQAEYNGIKGRPFPWLYIDSENLAEYAEEVGLKIENIEFGDHFDYLATIKLA is encoded by the coding sequence ATGCTATCATACGACGCTATTGGACAAGCTGTTCACAACTACCACTTCAAACGTATCGACAAACCTATAACCATTCATTCCGAAGGTTTTGATGAAGATTTCGTAGATCCCTCCTATTTTTTCAGATCATTCAAACAAATGCCGAAGCTGGAGCAAATTGCGCTGCAAAAAGCCAGCGGAACAGTTTTGGATGTTGGTGCATGCGCGGGATGTCATAGTTTGTTTTTACAGCAGAAGGGCGTTGCTGTTACCGCACTGGAACAATCGGCTTTATGCTGCGAAGTTTTAAAAGACAGGGGCGTTGATCAAGTGATTCATGCCGACCTGATGAATTTCAGTTCTCAGAAATTCGACACCCTTCTGCTTTTAATGAATGGCACCGGTATTGCTGGTAGACTCGGGAACTTGAAAACATTTCTGGCACAGCTAAAAAATCTCCTCAATCCAAACGGTCAAATTCTCATTGATTCATCCGACTTAATCTATTTATACATGGATGAAGATGGCGCTGCGGAAATAGACATCAATGCAGAAAACTACTACGGAGAACTCGTTTACCAGGCAGAATATAATGGGATAAAAGGCAGACCTTTTCCCTGGTTGTATATCGACAGTGAGAATCTGGCAGAATATGCAGAAGAAGTCGGTTTAAAGATCGAAAACATCGAATTTGGAGATCATTTTGACTACCTTGCAACCATCAAATTAGCCTAG
- a CDS encoding AAA family ATPase, producing MENLLQIHQSLTDTPKEFLRRGLMDQIDWTERLICIKGFRGVGKTTFLLDIVKEKFSDDKSCLYVNLNNFYFTKRKIYNFADEFYKKGGKVLILDQIHKYPDWDSEIRDCYYNFPGLQIIFSSSPVLRVIEGHDELKGIVRVYHLVGLSFREYLNYKGNFNFKTYSLDEILTNHREIAAEVTNEVKPLAYFNEYLETGYYPYFLNSKSFYRESLLKHVNLALEIDVTYLNQIELKYLPKLRKLLQIICSQVPFSPNVSKLSADVETSRATIMNYLRYLKNARLINLLYSNGDEDQLKKPDWVYAHNTNILYAVDPDNINNRTLRTTFFYNQLNVNHLVKSSEKADFKVENKYDFIVGGKYTEPVDAQSYAAADMIEEGRGNVIPLWLFGFLY from the coding sequence ATGGAAAACCTACTTCAGATACACCAATCATTGACCGACACTCCAAAAGAGTTTCTTCGCAGAGGCTTGATGGATCAGATCGATTGGACGGAGCGCCTGATTTGTATTAAGGGCTTCCGTGGGGTAGGTAAAACGACTTTCCTTTTAGACATTGTCAAAGAAAAATTCAGCGACGACAAATCTTGTTTGTATGTCAACCTGAATAACTTTTATTTCACCAAGCGGAAGATCTACAATTTCGCAGACGAATTCTATAAAAAGGGTGGAAAGGTTCTGATCCTGGATCAGATTCACAAGTACCCGGACTGGGATTCGGAAATCCGCGATTGTTACTACAATTTCCCCGGACTTCAGATTATTTTTTCTTCATCGCCTGTGCTGCGGGTTATCGAAGGTCACGACGAGCTGAAAGGCATTGTTCGTGTTTACCATTTGGTAGGTTTGTCGTTCCGCGAGTACCTGAATTACAAAGGAAATTTCAACTTTAAAACATATTCGTTAGACGAAATTCTGACCAATCATCGGGAGATCGCAGCGGAGGTTACCAATGAGGTAAAACCTTTGGCTTATTTTAACGAGTATCTCGAAACAGGTTATTATCCGTATTTCCTGAACAGCAAATCGTTTTACCGCGAGTCGCTGTTGAAGCACGTTAACCTGGCGCTGGAGATCGATGTAACGTATCTGAACCAGATTGAGTTGAAATATTTGCCAAAGCTCCGCAAGTTGCTGCAGATTATTTGCAGCCAGGTTCCTTTTTCGCCCAATGTGAGTAAGTTGAGCGCTGATGTGGAAACATCGCGGGCGACTATCATGAATTACCTGCGATACTTGAAAAATGCGCGTTTGATCAACCTGTTGTATTCAAACGGTGACGAAGATCAGCTGAAAAAGCCGGATTGGGTTTACGCGCATAACACCAATATTTTATATGCTGTTGATCCGGACAATATTAACAACCGGACGCTTCGCACAACATTCTTCTATAACCAGTTAAATGTCAATCACCTGGTGAAGAGTTCGGAGAAGGCAGATTTCAAAGTTGAAAATAAATACGACTTTATTGTGGGTGGCAAATACACCGAGCCGGTAGATGCTCAGAGTTACGCTGCTGCCGATATGATCGAAGAGGGTAGAGGGAATGTGATTCCGCTCTGGCTGTTCGGTTTTTTGTATTAG
- the nagB gene encoding glucosamine-6-phosphate deaminase, translated as MRLIIQENYEQLSKWAANYIARKIQLAAPTAEKPFVLGLPTGSSPLGVYKELIKLHQCGKVSFKHVITFNMDEYVGIPKEHPQSYYTFMWDNFFSHIDIPAENVNILNGNPTNLKEECARYEAKMKEVGGIDLFLGGIGPDGHIAFNEPGSSLASRTRDKELNYDTIVANSRFFENDVNKVPKLALTVGVATVMDAKEVLIIVNGLNKARALKHTVEEGVNHMWTISALQLHPKGMIVCDEHATYELKVGTYKHFKSIEDANLDASKLLGSDLVW; from the coding sequence ATGAGACTGATTATCCAGGAGAATTACGAACAGCTGTCGAAATGGGCAGCCAATTATATTGCACGAAAAATCCAGTTAGCTGCACCAACAGCCGAAAAACCTTTTGTACTTGGACTGCCAACCGGCTCGTCGCCCCTGGGGGTTTACAAAGAACTGATCAAACTGCATCAATGCGGCAAGGTTAGCTTTAAACACGTCATCACCTTCAATATGGACGAATACGTGGGCATTCCGAAAGAACACCCGCAAAGCTACTATACCTTCATGTGGGACAATTTCTTTAGCCATATCGATATTCCGGCTGAAAATGTCAACATTCTGAACGGAAACCCAACGAATCTAAAGGAAGAATGCGCCCGATACGAAGCCAAAATGAAGGAAGTGGGTGGCATCGATTTATTCCTGGGAGGTATCGGTCCAGATGGCCATATTGCCTTCAATGAGCCAGGTTCATCGCTGGCCTCGCGCACACGCGACAAGGAATTGAATTACGATACCATTGTTGCCAACTCGCGTTTCTTCGAAAACGACGTGAATAAAGTGCCCAAATTGGCTCTGACTGTCGGTGTAGCAACCGTAATGGATGCCAAAGAAGTGTTGATCATCGTTAACGGACTAAACAAAGCCCGCGCGCTGAAACATACTGTTGAAGAGGGTGTTAACCACATGTGGACGATCAGTGCCCTGCAGCTACACCCCAAAGGTATGATCGTTTGTGATGAACACGCTACTTACGAGTTGAAGGTGGGAACTTACAAACATTTCAAATCAATAGAAGATGCCAACCTGGATGCCTCAAAACTGTTGGGCAGTGACTTGGTTTGGTAA
- a CDS encoding Nif11-like leader peptide family natural product precursor → MSKKAVLDLLDKGADDRQFRVKYDNTFSEEKFVELAKEDGFEFTVEELKQVLRENGDSFDSYGNPPKKGIWV, encoded by the coding sequence ATGTCAAAAAAAGCCGTTTTAGATTTGCTGGACAAAGGTGCCGACGACAGACAATTTCGTGTAAAATACGATAACACCTTTTCGGAAGAAAAATTTGTAGAACTAGCCAAAGAAGATGGTTTTGAGTTTACAGTAGAAGAATTGAAGCAGGTTTTACGTGAGAACGGTGATTCGTTTGATTCGTATGGCAACCCACCTAAAAAAGGAATTTGGGTATAG
- a CDS encoding two-component regulator propeller domain-containing protein: MTRSVLISILCCLVMCQKAGAQDSWTNYQSGTTGDSGLAGQWVFTFMEDDQNRLWIGTEGGISIKSSSGWQSFTTSDGLRVNEVGDIVMDHNNNIWIGYGSYYSGISVYSNGNFTHYSTNDHLINDKVEDLLVDTLGNVWIATRGGITKFNGSKWKSYTTITGLPTNDIRCMAQDRLGNIWIGTADKGVWVYNGETFSANSWESNSTEMIVDVYVDSENKVWALTLTKIYVFDGDKWVRLSPSKSGSVGVMRSVVEDHDGNYFFANTKGVAMYSDSGWRYFTVDDGLADNQNLSLFVDSSNIVYSGSERGYAIFDGEAWGVTTTEGLINSDVSDVFKDTEGKIWFCTHGGISILDGDEWESFFKTPDGDDVEWVSKGLQDSRGNYWFTTVNGIYKYDSTGWTIFDYKKDEMFTGWGQSIVEDHENNLWYGTLNGLLKYDGTSWTYYTTEDGFLSNYVDAVYEDSNHKIWFGTRGGISYWDGVEFTHDIVDIRGFSELVVYSFVEDSDNNLIASTMEGLLIYKDGKWDLLDGAPTVWFFDSYKDKNNLLWFASIVGLYKYDGSTFKLYSTDDGLVGDVVQGIYREEDTGIFWLSTSNGVSKLVPVIDAEVRSTKSAQLSQSVTIDTQGITKPFQFSVNGSEFVKNDGVIGDLEVGDYTFAITNAYDTLTINYSVQSLEPENTELSIYPNPTTGILTISGDQLDWVEVFTLTGQKLLRAMVSGSEKQIDISQYVNGIYLLKISGESGVHQFKVVKKE; the protein is encoded by the coding sequence ATGACTAGAAGTGTGCTTATCAGTATTTTGTGTTGTCTTGTTATGTGTCAAAAGGCGGGTGCACAGGATTCCTGGACTAATTATCAGTCAGGTACTACGGGGGACAGTGGGCTTGCTGGCCAGTGGGTTTTTACCTTTATGGAAGATGACCAAAATCGTTTATGGATTGGAACAGAAGGAGGGATAAGCATCAAATCCAGTTCTGGTTGGCAATCGTTTACAACAAGCGACGGACTAAGAGTCAATGAAGTTGGTGATATCGTAATGGATCATAATAACAATATCTGGATAGGCTACGGTAGTTATTATTCGGGAATTAGTGTCTATTCAAATGGGAATTTTACTCATTATTCTACGAATGATCATCTGATTAATGACAAAGTTGAAGATCTATTGGTTGATACGCTGGGAAATGTGTGGATTGCGACTAGGGGTGGAATAACGAAATTTAACGGTTCGAAATGGAAATCTTACACAACAATCACCGGTTTACCAACTAACGATATTCGGTGTATGGCGCAGGATAGGCTGGGGAATATCTGGATCGGAACAGCGGACAAAGGAGTTTGGGTGTACAATGGAGAAACGTTTTCCGCTAATTCGTGGGAAAGTAATTCAACAGAGATGATCGTTGATGTCTATGTCGATAGCGAGAACAAAGTTTGGGCGCTTACTTTGACCAAAATATATGTTTTTGATGGAGACAAATGGGTAAGATTGAGTCCAAGTAAATCCGGCTCTGTTGGAGTTATGCGGTCAGTAGTCGAAGACCATGATGGAAATTATTTCTTTGCGAACACCAAGGGGGTAGCTATGTATAGTGATTCCGGATGGAGATATTTTACAGTGGACGACGGTCTGGCAGACAATCAGAATTTGTCGTTGTTCGTGGATTCGTCCAACATTGTTTACAGTGGTTCCGAAAGAGGTTATGCGATATTTGATGGAGAAGCTTGGGGGGTAACAACAACCGAGGGACTTATAAATAGTGATGTATCTGACGTTTTTAAGGATACTGAGGGGAAAATTTGGTTTTGTACGCATGGTGGAATAAGTATTCTTGACGGCGATGAATGGGAGAGTTTCTTTAAGACACCGGACGGCGATGATGTTGAGTGGGTTTCCAAAGGACTGCAGGACAGTCGAGGAAATTATTGGTTTACAACTGTAAATGGTATTTACAAGTATGACTCCACAGGATGGACAATTTTCGATTATAAAAAAGATGAAATGTTTACTGGATGGGGACAGTCTATTGTTGAGGATCATGAAAATAATCTCTGGTATGGAACATTAAATGGTTTGCTAAAATACGATGGTACCAGTTGGACTTATTACACCACCGAAGATGGTTTTCTTTCAAATTACGTCGATGCTGTTTACGAGGATTCTAATCATAAAATTTGGTTTGGAACAAGAGGTGGCATCAGTTATTGGGATGGGGTAGAATTCACGCATGATATCGTCGATATTAGAGGTTTTAGTGAGCTGGTTGTTTATTCTTTTGTCGAGGACTCAGACAATAACCTGATAGCTTCCACAATGGAGGGCTTGCTGATTTATAAAGATGGAAAATGGGATTTATTGGATGGTGCTCCTACTGTATGGTTTTTCGACAGCTATAAGGATAAGAATAACCTGCTTTGGTTTGCTTCAATTGTCGGGTTGTATAAATACGATGGAAGCACTTTCAAACTTTATTCAACCGATGATGGCCTGGTGGGTGATGTTGTTCAAGGAATCTACAGGGAAGAAGACACCGGCATATTCTGGCTGTCTACCAGTAATGGTGTTTCAAAGTTGGTACCAGTTATTGATGCGGAAGTCCGTTCAACTAAATCGGCGCAACTTAGCCAATCTGTTACAATCGATACACAGGGGATCACGAAACCATTTCAGTTTTCGGTAAATGGATCCGAATTTGTCAAGAATGATGGTGTTATCGGTGATTTGGAAGTTGGAGATTATACGTTTGCAATTACCAATGCTTATGATACACTTACAATAAACTATTCAGTTCAAAGCCTTGAACCAGAAAATACTGAGCTTAGTATCTATCCAAATCCAACTACAGGAATTCTGACTATTTCCGGTGATCAACTCGATTGGGTGGAAGTATTTACCCTGACTGGGCAGAAATTGCTCCGAGCAATGGTCAGCGGGTCGGAAAAGCAAATCGACATTTCCCAATACGTAAATGGTATTTATTTACTCAAAATATCGGGCGAAAGCGGAGTTCATCAATTCAAGGTTGTAAAGAAAGAATGA
- the nifJ gene encoding pyruvate:ferredoxin (flavodoxin) oxidoreductase — protein sequence MAKQKKFVTCDGNYAAAYMSYMFSEVACIYPITPSSTMAEYVDEWAAKGMKNLFGRPVRLAEMQSEAGAAGAVHGSLQSGALTSTYTASQGLLLMIPNMYKIAGELLPTVFHVSARALASHALSIFGDHSDVYAARQTGFALLAAGSVQEEMDLAGVSHLATLKSRVPFLSFFDGFRTSHEIQKIDYLDIEDIRPLVDMDLIQAFRDRALNPETPVTRGTAQNPDIFFQAREASNPFYDAVPDIVEGYMAEISKLTGREYHPFTYYGAEDAENIIIAMGSVTETIKETIDYLASQGKKVGLMSVHLYRPFSAKYFMNALPKSVKRIAVLDRSKEPGANGEPLYLDVKDLFYGKENAPVIVGGRYGLGSKDTTPSQILAVYENLEMAEPKNGFTLGIVDDVTFKSLPLKAEIKISPENIYEAKFYGLGSDGTVGANKNSIKIIGGSTDKSCQGYFEYDSKKSGGFTCSHLRFGDSPIRSTYLVTTPDFVACHVPAYIHLYDVLKGLKKGGSFLLNSIWDEEETKKRLPDTMKRYLAENEIKFYIINGTKLGEDLGLGTRTNTIMQSAFFKITGVIPYEKAVEEMKKAIVKSYGKKGEKIVNMNYAAVDAGGVNVIEVAVPTEWKGIKLAEEVAATDRPEYISKFVDVINAQKGNDLPVSTFVGYEDGTFEQGTSAFEKRGIAVNVPEWQADNCIQCNQCAYVCPHAAIRPFLMDKAEVEGAPAGTETRVATPTKQFDGLSFRIQVSVNDCTGCGNCADVCPAKTKALEMKPLGTQEAEATRWEYMAKNVTYKETVVDKNKSVKNSQFAQPLFEFSGACAGCGETPYVKLITQLYGERMMIANATGCSSIYGGSAPATPYCKHNQSGHGPAWANSLFEDNAEYGFGMAEGVSAQRDRIEVVMKEAIAAGVSEEVAAAFNAWIEAKQDGDKTAEVSKAVIAVLEGNDAEYAKTILSLKKYLAKKSVWVFGGDGWAYDIGYGGLDHVLASGEDVNVLVMDTEVYSNTGGQASKSTPVGAVAKFAASGKKIRKKDLGMMAMSYGYVYVAQVAMGANQAQYLKALREAEAYPGPSLIIAYSPCINHGLRASMGKSQDEEKKAVDAGYWSMYRYNPMLEAEGKNPFVLDSKEPDWSKFQDFLKGEVRYTSLMKSFPEQAAELFAAAEENAKWRLAGYKRLAAMDFSAAKEEASAE from the coding sequence ATGGCAAAACAAAAGAAGTTTGTTACATGTGACGGTAACTACGCAGCAGCGTACATGAGTTACATGTTCAGTGAAGTTGCCTGTATTTATCCAATCACTCCGTCTTCAACAATGGCTGAGTATGTGGATGAATGGGCTGCAAAAGGAATGAAAAACCTGTTCGGACGTCCTGTACGTTTGGCTGAAATGCAATCAGAAGCTGGTGCTGCCGGTGCGGTACACGGTTCTTTGCAATCAGGTGCTTTAACATCTACTTACACGGCTTCTCAGGGGTTGTTGTTGATGATCCCTAACATGTATAAAATTGCAGGTGAATTATTACCTACAGTATTCCACGTAAGTGCCCGTGCATTGGCATCTCACGCTTTGTCTATCTTCGGCGACCACTCTGACGTGTACGCTGCCCGTCAAACTGGTTTCGCTTTGTTGGCTGCCGGTTCAGTACAGGAAGAAATGGACTTGGCAGGTGTTTCTCACCTGGCAACTTTGAAATCTCGCGTACCTTTCTTGTCGTTCTTCGACGGATTCCGTACTTCTCACGAGATTCAAAAAATCGATTACCTGGATATTGAAGATATTCGTCCATTGGTTGACATGGACTTGATCCAGGCTTTCCGCGATCGCGCGTTGAACCCTGAAACTCCTGTAACTCGTGGTACAGCTCAAAACCCGGATATTTTCTTCCAGGCTCGCGAAGCTTCAAACCCATTCTACGATGCAGTTCCTGATATCGTTGAAGGTTACATGGCTGAAATCAGCAAATTGACTGGTCGTGAATATCACCCATTTACTTACTACGGTGCTGAAGATGCAGAAAACATCATCATCGCTATGGGTTCAGTAACTGAAACCATCAAAGAAACAATTGACTACCTGGCTAGCCAAGGTAAAAAAGTTGGTTTGATGTCAGTTCACCTGTATCGTCCGTTCAGCGCTAAATATTTCATGAACGCACTGCCTAAATCAGTGAAACGTATCGCTGTTTTGGATCGCAGTAAAGAACCTGGCGCAAACGGTGAACCATTGTACCTGGATGTAAAAGACTTGTTCTACGGAAAAGAAAATGCTCCGGTAATCGTTGGTGGTCGTTACGGTTTAGGATCAAAAGACACTACTCCGTCTCAAATTTTGGCAGTATACGAAAACCTGGAAATGGCTGAACCTAAAAACGGTTTCACCCTGGGTATCGTTGACGACGTGACTTTCAAATCACTTCCGTTGAAAGCTGAAATCAAAATTTCTCCTGAAAATATCTACGAAGCTAAATTCTACGGTTTAGGTTCTGACGGTACTGTAGGTGCGAACAAAAACTCAATCAAAATCATCGGTGGATCTACTGACAAATCTTGTCAAGGTTACTTCGAGTACGACTCTAAGAAATCAGGTGGTTTCACTTGTTCTCACTTGCGTTTCGGCGACAGCCCAATCCGTTCAACCTATTTGGTAACAACTCCTGACTTCGTTGCTTGCCACGTTCCTGCTTACATTCACCTTTACGACGTACTGAAAGGTCTGAAAAAAGGCGGTTCATTCCTGTTGAACTCAATCTGGGACGAAGAAGAAACTAAAAAACGTTTACCGGATACCATGAAACGTTATCTGGCTGAAAACGAAATCAAATTCTATATCATCAACGGTACTAAACTGGGTGAAGACTTAGGTTTGGGAACTCGTACCAACACCATCATGCAATCTGCATTCTTCAAAATTACCGGCGTAATTCCTTACGAAAAAGCCGTTGAAGAAATGAAGAAAGCGATCGTAAAATCTTACGGTAAAAAAGGTGAGAAAATCGTTAACATGAACTACGCTGCTGTTGACGCAGGTGGTGTTAACGTAATCGAAGTAGCTGTTCCTACTGAATGGAAAGGCATCAAATTGGCAGAAGAAGTTGCTGCAACTGACCGTCCTGAATATATCAGCAAATTTGTTGATGTAATCAACGCTCAAAAAGGTAACGACCTTCCTGTTTCTACTTTCGTAGGTTACGAAGACGGTACTTTCGAACAAGGTACTTCTGCTTTCGAAAAACGCGGTATCGCTGTTAACGTTCCTGAATGGCAAGCTGACAACTGTATCCAATGTAACCAATGTGCTTACGTTTGTCCTCACGCTGCTATCCGTCCGTTCCTGATGGACAAAGCTGAAGTTGAAGGTGCACCTGCCGGTACTGAAACTCGCGTAGCTACTCCTACGAAACAATTCGACGGATTAAGCTTCCGCATCCAGGTTTCTGTAAACGACTGTACTGGTTGTGGTAACTGTGCTGATGTTTGTCCTGCGAAAACAAAAGCTTTGGAAATGAAACCTCTTGGTACTCAAGAAGCCGAAGCTACTCGTTGGGAATACATGGCGAAAAACGTTACTTACAAAGAAACTGTTGTTGACAAAAACAAATCAGTTAAAAACTCTCAGTTCGCTCAACCATTGTTCGAGTTCTCTGGTGCTTGTGCAGGTTGTGGTGAAACTCCATATGTGAAATTGATCACTCAATTGTACGGTGAGCGCATGATGATTGCCAACGCTACAGGTTGTTCTTCAATCTATGGTGGTTCAGCTCCTGCAACTCCTTACTGTAAACACAACCAAAGTGGTCACGGTCCGGCATGGGCTAACTCACTGTTCGAAGACAACGCAGAATATGGTTTCGGTATGGCTGAAGGTGTAAGCGCTCAACGAGACCGCATCGAAGTTGTAATGAAAGAAGCTATTGCTGCCGGTGTTAGCGAAGAAGTTGCTGCTGCTTTCAACGCATGGATCGAAGCAAAACAAGACGGCGACAAAACAGCTGAAGTTTCAAAAGCTGTTATCGCAGTATTGGAAGGCAACGATGCTGAATATGCAAAAACAATCCTGAGCCTGAAAAAATACCTGGCTAAAAAATCAGTTTGGGTATTCGGTGGCGACGGTTGGGCATACGACATCGGTTACGGTGGTTTGGATCACGTGTTGGCTTCAGGTGAAGACGTAAACGTATTGGTAATGGATACCGAAGTTTACTCAAACACTGGTGGTCAGGCGTCTAAATCAACTCCGGTTGGTGCTGTTGCTAAATTCGCCGCTTCAGGTAAGAAAATCCGCAAAAAAGACTTGGGTATGATGGCAATGTCTTACGGTTACGTTTATGTAGCACAGGTTGCTATGGGCGCTAACCAGGCTCAATACCTGAAAGCATTGCGTGAAGCTGAAGCTTACCCAGGACCATCATTGATCATCGCTTATTCTCCTTGTATCAACCACGGTTTGCGTGCAAGCATGGGTAAATCACAAGATGAAGAGAAAAAAGCTGTTGACGCTGGTTACTGGTCAATGTACCGTTACAACCCAATGTTGGAAGCTGAAGGTAAAAACCCATTTGTTTTGGATTCTAAGGAACCTGATTGGAGCAAGTTCCAAGACTTCCTGAAAGGTGAGGTTCGTTACACTTCATTGATGAAATCATTCCCGGAACAAGCTGCTGAATTGTTCGCGGCTGCTGAAGAAAATGCAAAATGGCGTTTGGCTGGTTACAAACGTTTGGCTGCTATGGATTTCTCAGCTGCTAAAGAAGAAGCATCTGCAGAATAA